The Vigna unguiculata cultivar IT97K-499-35 chromosome 6, ASM411807v1, whole genome shotgun sequence genome contains a region encoding:
- the LOC114188740 gene encoding long chain acyl-CoA synthetase 8-like, with protein sequence MVDQNSSSSWLKCLNNMSGMVMRNDHGGVAVEVGGEEGYAVRNARKKELVEVPWKGAPTMAHLFEQSCGKHHNNPFLGTRKLLQKEFVPSSDGRRFEKVHLGDYEWKTYGEVFACVCNFASGIMKLGHSVDSRVAIFSDTRAEWLIALQGCFRQNVTVVTIYATLGEDALVHSLNETEVSTLICESKLLKKLDAIRSRLVSIQNVIYFEDDNSDEDSFSGSLSNWTIASFSEVEKLGKENPVEPNLPSKNAIAVIMYTSGSTGLPKDVMITHGNMVATTTAVMTVIPNLGSKDVYMAYLPLAHVFEMAAESVMLTAGCAIGYSSILTLTDSSSKIKKGTRGDANVLKPTLLAAVPDIIDRIRDGVVKKVEDRGGLVKNLFHFAYQRRVTAVKGSWLGAWGLEKLVWETIVFKKIRAALGGQLRYMLCGGAPLSKDSQNFINICMGATIGQAYGLTETFAGATFSEWYDHKVGRVGPPLPCSYIKLVSWEEGGYLTSDKPMPRGEIVVGGFSVTAGYFKNQEKTDEVFKVDEHGMRWFYTGDIGQCHPDGCLEIIDRKKDIVKLQHGEYVSLGKVEAALSSCDYVDNIMVDADPFYSYCVALVVACNHSLEKWAQQAGIEYKDFPDMCNKHETVTEVLQSISKVAKAKKLVKSEIPAKIKLLPDPWTPESGLVTNALKIKREQLKAKFKDDLQKLYASSL encoded by the exons ATGGTTGATCAAAATAGTAGTTCCTCATGGTTAAAATGCCTGAACAATATGAGTGGCATGGTTATGAGGAACGACCATGGAGGTGTGGCTGTGGAAGTTGGTGGTGAGGAAGGTTATGCAGTGCGCAATGCTCGAAAAAAAGAGTTGGTTGAAGTTCCTTGGAAAGGGGCACCAACCATGGCTCATCTGTTTGAGCAATCCTGTGGAAAACACCACAACAATCCATTTCTTGGGACAAGAAAATTACTGCAAAAGGAGTTTGTTCCATCCAGTGATGGCAGAAGGTTTGAGAAGGTTCACTTGGGAGACTATGAATGGAAAACCTATGGAGAGGTGTTTGCTTGTGTGTGCAATTTTGCTTCTGGAATTATGAAGTTAGGGCACAGTGTAGATAGCCGTGTTGCCATTTTCTCTGACACAAGGGCTGAGTGGCTGATTGCCCTTCAG GGTTGCTTCAGGCAGAATGTAACAGTTGTTACTATTTATGCTACACTTGGTGAAGATGCCTTGGTCCATTCGCTAAACGAG ACTGAAGTGTCAACTCTGATATGCGAGTCCAAGTTGTTGAAGAAGTTGGATGCAATCAGATCAAGACTAGTCTCTATCCAAAATGTCATTTACTTTGAAGATGATAACAGTGATGAAGATTCTTTCTCAGGAAGTTTGAGCAACTGGACAATTGCTTCTTTTAGTGAAGTTGAGAAACTTGGTAAAGAAAATCCTGTTGAACCAAACTTGCCTTCCAAGAATGCCATAGCGGTTATCATGTACACAAGTGGCAGTACAGGTCTGCCAAAG GATGTTATGATTACTCATGGGAATATGGTAGCCACAACAACAGCTGTTATGACAGTGATTCCAAATTTAGGAAGTAAGGATGTGTACATGGCATACTTGCCCCTTGCTCATGTTTTTGAGATGGCAGCAGAG TCTGTTATGCTAACTGCAGGTTGTGCCATCGGTTACAGCTCTATTCTGACTTTGACCGACTCATCCAGTAAAATCAAGAAAGGAACCAGGGGAGATGCCAATGTGTTGAAGCCCACCCTTTTGGCAGCTGTACCTGATATTATTGATCGTATTCGTGATGGAGTTGTAAAGAAG GTTGAGGATAGAGGGGGGCTTGTGAagaatctttttcattttgcataTCAGCGCCGAGTGACAGCTGTAAAAGGAAGCTGGCTTGGAGCTTGGGGATTGGAGAAGTTGGTATGGGAAACCATTGTCTTTAAGAAAATCCGTGCTGCACTTGGAGGACAACTCCGTTACATGCTTTGTGGGGGAGCCCCTTTATCTAAAGACTCACAAAACTTTATCAATATCTGCATGGG GGCTACTATTGGGCAAGCATATGGCCTGACTGAAACATTTGCAGGAGCTACATTCTCAGAATGGTACGACCACAAGGTGGGGCGTGTTGGACCACCTCTTCCTTGTTCCTACATTAAG CTTGTTTCTTGGGAAGAGGGAGGGTATTTGACATCAGACAAACCAATGCCGCGTGGAGAGATTGTAGTTGGGGGATTCAGTGTAACCGCTGGTTATTTTAAGAATCAAGAAAAAACTGATGAAGTGTTCAAG GTTGATGAGCATGGTATGCGTTGGTTTTATACTGGTGATATTGGACAATGCCATCCTGATGGGTGTCTTGAGATCATAGATAGGAAGAAGGATATTGTCAAACTTCAGCATGGAGAATATGTCTCTCTTGGAAAG GTTGAGGCAGCACTATCATCATGTGATTATGTGGATAATATAATGGTTGATGCAGACCCCTTTTACAGCTACTGTGTGGCTCTAGTTGTTGCTTGTAATCATTCCCTGGAGAAGTGGGCCCAACAAGCTGGTATTGAGTACAAAGATTTTCCTGATATGTGTAACAAACATGAAACTGTCACCGAGGTCCTACAATCTATTTCTAAG GTTGCAAAAGCTAAAAAGCTGGTGAAATCTGAAATTCCTGCAAAGATCAAGTTGCTTCCGGATCCATGGACACCTGAATCTGGATTAGTCACTAATGCTCTCAAGATAAAGAGAGAACAGCTGAAAGCCAAATTCAAAGATGATCTTCAGAAGTTGTATGCATCaagtctttaa